Proteins encoded within one genomic window of Pygocentrus nattereri isolate fPygNat1 chromosome 11, fPygNat1.pri, whole genome shotgun sequence:
- the LOC108430971 gene encoding kyphoscoliosis peptidase-like has product MAAVLNAHHILKGLGDLHSNANHLLCNAEDDNNNNAEIPEDPCLLTVKQTYLVKQETTHEERIKGLQTQAKEHQPEDTQTEDSTTTIWNISKKLQSAALSNNSNQTGKAMPKPKGSVSVTAAKSSVFEKWAAMDRDSQRPLAKRQLSDESRARTSRATKKTMMREEKVQPSPALPASQRENMATLARPRSRRKLQKELLSRSDFCRVDAHAVKTGKELKSKKIFSVQAIAQAITEGASTDLERLRAIWIWLCHNIEYDVTGYLGLTEKVCSPERVIETGRGVCCGYSSLCLQMCKEVGIECREVGGHGKGVGYRQGQSYQNTKSSHMWNAVSLEGHWYLLDACWGAGTVDMDNKAFIKRHDDFYFLTNPEDFINCHCPDEEEWQLLESPIKLEEFEKRVLKTSEFYRLGLTLIHPRHFSLITENGESSISVGISQPVDFTYQISQRSGSEQKEMSSSLGLLTITQSSMKLRLLPPTAGTFDIMLFARPGNTSGLFSWVCSFLLECPEPKPAEHLPENPYLCWGIQQTAEALGVKSCTYGSEAILLKSGTFELVLQTTRPLMMLCELIHKDLDKTLSKRCLATQTEMDKLTCNILCPYIGYYRLSVFVRDYECAGDSFQNAGNFLLHCTSNPVNLNELFPPALSNCCGPGIRTSEAGLSKFSHQGAIVSTQQGKCNITFQNQHNLDLHAILTKEQRKVPTYPLSRYIFFTHNGTKVTISITLPEPGVYKLGLYGKSTSSQDFNPLCDFIIQNSSENAWPPFPCPYSDWQKGSVLLEPRSGLLEPLSWVQFRLKVPGAHRVSALAEQRVDLQLNKSRVWEGEVFTGTATKVKLAANQEENSNQMAILMCFDVLQPQNEM; this is encoded by the exons ATGGCTGCTGTTTTGAATGCTCATCATATCCTAAAAGGCCTTGGCGATCTCCACTCTAATGCTAATCATCTGTTATGTAATGCTGAggatgacaacaacaacaatgcgGAAATACCAGAAGATCCATGCCTTCTTACTGTGAAGCAGACCTATTTGGTAAAGCAGGAGACCACACATGAAGAGAGGATTAAGGGGCTTCAAACTCAGGCCAAAGAACATCAACCAGAAGATACTCAAACAGAAGACTCCACCACCACAATCTGGAATATCAGCAAAAAGCTGCAGAGCGCTGCTCTGTCCAACAATAGCAACCAAACAG GTAAAGCCATGCCAAAGCCTAAAGGATCtgtcagtgtaactgctgctaAAAGCTCTGTGTTTGAGAAGTGGGCAGCCATGGACAGAGACAGTCAAAGACCACTGGCTAAGAGGCAACTGTCAGATGAGAGCAGAGCTCGCACTTCCAGAGCCACAAAGAAAACTATGATGAGAGAGGAAAAGGTGCAGCCCAGCCCAGCACTCCCTGCAAGCCAGAGAGAAAATATGGCCACCTTGGCCAGGCCTCGGTCCAGAAGGAAACTGCAGAAGGAGCTGCTCTCTCGCAGTGATTTCTGCAGAGTGGACGCGCATGCAGTCAAAACAGGCAAAGAG CTGAAGAGCAAGAAGATCTTTTCAGTGCAGGCTATTGCCCAGGCCATCACAGAGGGAGCGTCTACTGATTTAGAAAGACTCCGTGCCATCTGGATCTGGCTCTGTCACAACATCG AGTATGATGTGACTGGTTACCTGGGTCTGACTGAGAAAGTGTGCTCTCCTGAGAGGGTCATTGAAACAGGTCGAGGAGTTTGCTGCGGATACTCCAGTCTCTGCTTACAGATGTGCAA GGAGGTGGGCATTGAGTGCAGGGAGGTGGGTGGTCATGGGAAGGGCGTTGGATACAGGCAGGGTCAGAGCTACCAGAACACCAAGTCCAGTCATATGTGGAATGCAGTAAGTCTGGAGGGCCACTGGTACCTGCTGGACGCCTGCTGGGGTGCTGGGACCGTGGACATGGACAACAAAGCCTTCATTAAGAG GCATGATGACTTCTATTTCCTGACCAATCCAGAGGACTTCATAAACTGCCACTGTCCGGATGAGGAGGAGTGGCAGCTGCTGGAGAGCCCCATTAAGCTGGAGGAGTTTGAGAAGAGGGTGCTGAAAACCTCTGAGTTTTACAGGCTTGGATTAACGCTTATCCACCCCAGGCACTTCTCACTCATTACAG AGAATGGTGAATCCTCCATATCGGTGGGAATCTCTCAGCCAGTGGACTTCACCTATCAGATCTCCCAGCGCAGTGGCTCTGAACAGAAGGAGATGAGCAGCTCTCTGGGTCTTCTGACCATCACTCAGTCCAGCATGAAGCTCCGTCTGCTGCCACCCACTGCGGGCACCTTTGACATCATGCTGTTTGCGCGCCCTGGAAACACTTCAGGGCTGTTCAGCTGGGTGTGCTCATTCCTCTTGGAGTGTCCTGAGCCCAAGCCTGCAGAGCATCTCCCTGAGAACCCTTACCTGTGCTGGGGAATTCAGCAAACTGCTGAGGCACTGGGGGTCAAGTCCTGTACATATGGCAGCGAAGCTATTTTGCTAAAATCGGGTACATTTGAACTTGTTCTGCAGACAACTAGGCCACTCATGATGCTTTGTGAACTGATCCATAAGGACCTGGACAAGACTCTGTCTAAGAGATGCCTGGCCACTCAGACTGAGATGGATAAACTTACATGTAACATCCTTTGTCCTTACATTGGTTATTACAGGCTGTCTGTATTTGTCAGGGACTATGAATGTGCTGGAGACAGCTTCCAAAATGCTGGCAACTTTCTTCTTCACTGCACTAGCAACCCAGTCAACCTGAATGAACTTTTCCCACCCGCTCTTAGCAACTGTTGTGGCCCTGGCATCAGGACGAGTGAGGCTGGTCTTTCCAAGTTCAGCCACCAGGGGGCAATAGTGAGCACACAGCAGGGAAAGTGCAACATCACTTTCCAGAACCAGCATAATTTGGACCTCCATGCCATTTTGACCAAAGAACAGCGCAAGGTGCCCACATATCCACTATCCCGGTATATCTTCTTCACCCACAATGGCACCAAGGTTACTATTAGCATTACTCTGCCAGAGCCAGGGGTCTACAAGCTTGGACTCTATGGCAAGAGCACCTCCAGCCAGGACTTTAACCCACTTTGTGACTTTATCATACAGAATAGTTCAGAAAATGCTTGGCCCCCTTTTCCCTGCCCCTACTCTGACTGGCAGAAGGGTAGTGTTTTGTTGGAGCCCCGCTCTGGCCTGCTGGAGCCGCTGTCCTGGGTCCAGTTCCGCTTAAAGGTGCCCGGCGCCCACAGGGTCAGTGCGCTGGCCGAGCAGAGAGTGGACCTGCAGCTCAACAAAAGCAGAGTGTGGGAAGGCGAGGTGTTCACGGGGACAGCAACCAAGGTCAAACTTGCAGCGAATCAGGAGGAGAACTCCAACCAAATGGCCATCCTGATGTGTTTTGATGTGCTGCAACCACAGAATGAAATGtaa